Proteins from a single region of Anthonomus grandis grandis chromosome 10, icAntGran1.3, whole genome shotgun sequence:
- the LOC126741006 gene encoding dentin sialophosphoprotein-like isoform X2 has protein sequence MKCQIYVAIGLLVLIGTNAAPSIIDIGEIEVIDDGGEVVSEPCLPSTPSDDVTEGAGSGSGPGQDDANPGESPQNPQSGSGGSPDAGQDSNADSQSQSNGAEQADQDQTGVDQAQEQPQGQDSGSDQAGNDAGQSSGSEQSQDQAGNAEQSQDQSGNAEQSQDQSGNAEQSQDQSGNAEQSQDQSGNAEQSGNAEQSQDQSGNAEQSQDQSGNAEQSGNAEQSQDQSGNAEQSQDQSGNAEQSQDQSGNAEQSQDQSGNAEQSQDQSGNAEQSGNAEQSQDQSGNAEPSQDQNAEQSQDQSGNAEQSQDQSGNAEQSQDQSGNAEQSQDQSGNAEQSGNAEQSQDQSGNAEQSQDQSGNAEQSQDQSGNAEQSGNAEQSQDQSGNAEPSQDQNAEQSQDQSGNAEQSQDQSGNAEQSQDQSGNAEQSQDQSGNAEQSGNAEQSQDQSGNAEQSQDQSNNAEPSQDQNAEQSQDQSGNAEQSQDQSGNAEQSQDQSGNAEQSGNAEQSQDQSGNAEQSQDQSNNAEPSQDQNAEQSQDQSGNAEQSQDQSGNSEQSQNQSGNAEQSQDQSGNAEKSGNAEQSQDQSGNSEQSQDQSNNAEPSQDQNAEQSQDQSGNAEQSQDQSGNSEQSQDQSGNAEQSQDQSGNAEQSQDQSGNAEQSQDQSSNAEQSQDQSNNAEPSQDQNAEQSQDQSGNAEQSQDQSSNAEQSQDQTGNAEQSQDQSGNAEQTQDQSGNAEQSQDQSGNAEQSQDQSGNAEPSQDQSGKTDQSQDQSSSSADQSQSQNQSSGSQEDNSRQSQEENSRQSQEDNSRQSEEDNKNSEENKESKESETQEDNSSENNDSNQASEEKEDDSQEKRNRRNRNRHNNRNNNRNKDRRNRNRSEEDDDSSDDDSSNEDKQISKDDLEQYIRDKINQVCTWLQCNASCRSDGKHGGYCKYGTKCTCY, from the exons ATGAAGTGTCAAATTTATGTAGCGATCGGCCTCCTGGTGCTTATCGGCACCAACGCGGCCCCAAGTATAATCGATATCGGTGAAATCGAGGTGATTGATGATGGTGGTGAAGTGGTTTCCGAACCGTGTTTGCCGAGCACACCGTCCGATGACGTTACCGAAGGAGCCGGATCCGGATCGGGACCTGGACAAGACGATGCTAATCCCGGAGAATCCCCCCAGAATCCTCAGAGTGGGTCAGGAGGTTCTCCTGATGCGGGTCAGGATTCAAATGCTGACTCACAATCCCAGAGTAACGGAGCTGAGCAAGCAGATCAGGATCAAACCGGTGTCGACCAAGCTCAAGAACAACCCCAAGGTCAGGACAGTGGATCTGATCAGGCCGGCAATGATGCTGGTCAGTCTTCCGGATCAGAACAGTCTCAAGATCAAGCTGGTAATGCTGAACAATCACAGGACCAATCTGGCAATGCTGAACAAAGTCAAGACCAATCTGGCAATGCTGAACAATCCCAAGACCAATCTGGCAACGCTGAACAAAGTCAGGATCAATCTGGTAATGCTGAGCAATCTGGCAATGCTGAACAATCTCAAGACCAATCTGGCAACGCTGAACAAAGTCAGGATCAATCTGGTAATGCTGAGCAATCTGGCAATGCTGAACAATCTCAAGACCAATCTGGTAATGCTGAACAATCTCAGGACCAATCTGGCAATGCTGAACAAAGTCAAGACCAATCTGGCAATGCTGAACAATCCCAAGACCAATCTGGCAACGCTGAACAAAGTCAGGATCAATCTGGTAATGCTGAGCAATCTGGCAATGCTGAACAATCTCAAGACCAATCTGGCAATGCTGAACCAAGTCAAGACCAAAACGCTGAACAATCCCAAGATCAATCTGGCAACGCTGAACAATCCCAAGATCAATCTGGCAATGCTGAACAATCTCAAGACCAATCTGGCAACGCTGAACAAAGTCAGGATCAATCTGGTAATGCTGAACAATCTGGTAATGCTGAACAATCTCAAGACCAATCTGGTAATGCTGAACAATCTCAGGACCAATCTGGCAACGCTGAACAAAGTCAGGATCAATCTGGTAATGCTGAGCAATCTGGCAATGCTGAACAATCTCAAGACCAATCTGGCAATGCTGAACCAAGTCAAGACCAAAACGCTGAACAATCCCAAGATCAATCTGGCAACGCTGAACAATCCCAAGATCAATCTGGCAATGCTGAACAATCTCAAGACCAATCTGGCAACGCTGAACAAAGTCAGGATCAATCTGGTAATGCTGAACAATCTGGCAATGCTGAACAATCTCAAGACCAATCTGGTAATGCTGAACAATCTCAGGATCAATCTAACAATGCTGAACCAAGTCAAGACCAAAACGCTGAACAATCCCAAGATCAATCTGGCAATGCTGAACAATCCCAAGACCAGTCTGGCAACGCTGAACAAAGTCA GGATCAATCTGGTAATGCTGAACAATCTGGCAATGCTGAACAATCTCAAGACCAATCTGGTAATGCTGAACAATCTCAGGACCAATCTAACAATGCTGAACCAAGTCAAGACCAAAACGCTGAACAATCCCAAGATCAATCTGGCAATGCTGAACAATCCCAAGATCAATCTGGCAACTCTGAACAATCCCAAAACCAGTCTGGCAACGCTGAACAAAGTCAGGATCAATCTGGTAATGCTGAAAAATCTGGCAATGCTGAACAATCCCAAGATCAATCTGGCAACTCTGAACAATCTCAAGACCAATCTAACAATGCTGAACCAAGTCAAGACCAAAACGCTGAACAATCCCAAGATCAATCTGGCAATGCTGAACAATCCCAAGATCAATCTGGCAACTCTGAACAATCTCAAGACCAATCTGGTAATGCTGAACAATCCCAAGACCAATCTGGAAATGCTGAACAATCCCAAGATCAATCTGGCAACGCTGAACAAAGTCAGGATCAATCTAGTAATGCTGAACAATCTCAAGACCAATCTAACAATGCTGAACCAAGTCAAGACCAAAACGCTGAACAATCCCAAGACCAATCTGGAAATGCTGAACAATCTCAGGACCAATCTAGCAATGCTGAACAAAGTCAAGATCAAACTGGCAACGCTGAACAATCTCAGGACCAATCTGGCAACGCTGAACAAACCCAAGATCAATCTGGCAATGCTGAACAATCCCAAGACCAATCTGGCAACGCTGAACAATCTCAGGACCAATCTGGCAACGCTGAACCAAGTcaagaccaatctggcaaaacCGATCAGTCTCAGGATCAATCCTCCAGCTCAGCAGATCAGTCCCAAAGCCAGAACCAATCTAGTGGCTCCCAAGAGGATAACTCACGTCAGTCTCAAGAGGAAAACTCACGTCAATCGCAAGAAGACAACTCACGCCAATCAGAGGAAGACAACAAGAATTCCGAAGAAAACAAAGAATCCAAAGAGTCCGAAACTCAGGAGGACAACAGTTCTGAGAACAATGACAGTAACCAGGCCTCTGAGGAGAAAGAGGACGACAGCCAAGAAAAACGTAACAGACGTAACAGGAACAGACACAACAACAGGAACAATAACAGGAACAAGGACAGAAGAAACAGGAACAGGAGCGAAGAGGACGACGATAGTAGTGACGACGATTCATCAAATGAAGATAAACAGATCTCTAAGGATGACTTAGAAC AATACATCCGGGATAAAATCAACCAGGTGTGCACGTGGCTGCAATGTAACGCGTCTTGCAGATCGGACGGCAAACACGGAGGGTACTGCAAATACGGTACCAAATGTACCTGCTATTAG
- the LOC126741006 gene encoding dentin sialophosphoprotein-like isoform X1, producing the protein MKCQIYVAIGLLVLIGTNAAPSIIDIGEIEVIDDGGEVVSEPCLPSTPSDDVTEGAGSGSGPGQDDANPGESPQNPQSGSGGSPDAGQDSNADSQSQSNGAEQADQDQTGVDQAQEQPQGQDSGSDQAGNDAGQSSGSEQSQDQAGNAEQSQDQSGNAEQSQDQSGNAEQSQDQSGNAEQSQDQSGNAEQSGNAEQSQDQSGNAEQSQDQSGNAEQSGNAEQSQDQSGNAEQSQDQSGNAEQSQDQSGNAEQSQDQSGNAEQSQDQSGNAEQSGNAEQSQDQSGNAEPSQDQNAEQSQDQSGNAEQSQDQSGNAEQSQDQSGNAEQSQDQSGNAEQSGNAEQSQDQSGNAEQSQDQSGNAEQSQDQSGNAEQSGNAEQSQDQSGNAEPSQDQNAEQSQDQSGNAEQSQDQSGNAEQSQDQSGNAEQSQDQSGNAEQSGNAEQSQDQSGNAEQSQDQSNNAEPSQDQNAEQSQDQSGNAEQSQDQSGNAEQSQDQTGNAEQSQDQSGNAEQSQDQSGNAEQSQDQSNNAEPSQDQNAEQSQDQSGNAEQSQDQSGNAEQSQDQSGNAEQSQDQSGNAEQSQDQSGNAEQSGNAEQSQDQSGNAEQSQDQSNNAEPSQDQNAEQSQDQSGNAEQSQDQSGNSEQSQNQSGNAEQSQDQSGNAEKSGNAEQSQDQSGNSEQSQDQSNNAEPSQDQNAEQSQDQSGNAEQSQDQSGNSEQSQDQSGNAEQSQDQSGNAEQSQDQSGNAEQSQDQSSNAEQSQDQSNNAEPSQDQNAEQSQDQSGNAEQSQDQSSNAEQSQDQTGNAEQSQDQSGNAEQTQDQSGNAEQSQDQSGNAEQSQDQSGNAEPSQDQSGKTDQSQDQSSSSADQSQSQNQSSGSQEDNSRQSQEENSRQSQEDNSRQSEEDNKNSEENKESKESETQEDNSSENNDSNQASEEKEDDSQEKRNRRNRNRHNNRNNNRNKDRRNRNRSEEDDDSSDDDSSNEDKQISKDDLEQYIRDKINQVCTWLQCNASCRSDGKHGGYCKYGTKCTCY; encoded by the exons ATGAAGTGTCAAATTTATGTAGCGATCGGCCTCCTGGTGCTTATCGGCACCAACGCGGCCCCAAGTATAATCGATATCGGTGAAATCGAGGTGATTGATGATGGTGGTGAAGTGGTTTCCGAACCGTGTTTGCCGAGCACACCGTCCGATGACGTTACCGAAGGAGCCGGATCCGGATCGGGACCTGGACAAGACGATGCTAATCCCGGAGAATCCCCCCAGAATCCTCAGAGTGGGTCAGGAGGTTCTCCTGATGCGGGTCAGGATTCAAATGCTGACTCACAATCCCAGAGTAACGGAGCTGAGCAAGCAGATCAGGATCAAACCGGTGTCGACCAAGCTCAAGAACAACCCCAAGGTCAGGACAGTGGATCTGATCAGGCCGGCAATGATGCTGGTCAGTCTTCCGGATCAGAACAGTCTCAAGATCAAGCTGGTAATGCTGAACAATCACAGGACCAATCTGGCAATGCTGAACAAAGTCAAGACCAATCTGGCAATGCTGAACAATCCCAAGACCAATCTGGCAACGCTGAACAAAGTCAGGATCAATCTGGTAATGCTGAGCAATCTGGCAATGCTGAACAATCTCAAGACCAATCTGGCAACGCTGAACAAAGTCAGGATCAATCTGGTAATGCTGAGCAATCTGGCAATGCTGAACAATCTCAAGACCAATCTGGTAATGCTGAACAATCTCAGGACCAATCTGGCAATGCTGAACAAAGTCAAGACCAATCTGGCAATGCTGAACAATCCCAAGACCAATCTGGCAACGCTGAACAAAGTCAGGATCAATCTGGTAATGCTGAGCAATCTGGCAATGCTGAACAATCTCAAGACCAATCTGGCAATGCTGAACCAAGTCAAGACCAAAACGCTGAACAATCCCAAGATCAATCTGGCAACGCTGAACAATCCCAAGATCAATCTGGCAATGCTGAACAATCTCAAGACCAATCTGGCAACGCTGAACAAAGTCAGGATCAATCTGGTAATGCTGAACAATCTGGTAATGCTGAACAATCTCAAGACCAATCTGGTAATGCTGAACAATCTCAGGACCAATCTGGCAACGCTGAACAAAGTCAGGATCAATCTGGTAATGCTGAGCAATCTGGCAATGCTGAACAATCTCAAGACCAATCTGGCAATGCTGAACCAAGTCAAGACCAAAACGCTGAACAATCCCAAGATCAATCTGGCAACGCTGAACAATCCCAAGATCAATCTGGCAATGCTGAACAATCTCAAGACCAATCTGGCAACGCTGAACAAAGTCAGGATCAATCTGGTAATGCTGAACAATCTGGCAATGCTGAACAATCTCAAGACCAATCTGGTAATGCTGAACAATCTCAGGATCAATCTAACAATGCTGAACCAAGTCAAGACCAAAACGCTGAACAATCCCAAGATCAATCTGGCAATGCTGAACAATCCCAAGACCAGTCTGGCAACGCTGAACAAAGTCAAGATCAAACTGGCAACGCTGAACAATCTCAGGACCAATCTGGCAATGCTGAACAATCCCAAGATCAATCTGGTAATGCTGAACAATCTCAGGATCAATCTAACAATGCTGAACCAAGTCAAGACCAAAACGCTGAACAATCCCAAGATCAATCTGGTAATGCTGAACAATCCCAAGATCAATCTGGCAACGCTGAACAATCCCAAGATCAATCTGGCAATGCTGAACAATCTCAAGACCAATCTGGCAACGCTGAACAAAGTCAGGATCAATCTGGTAATGCTGAACAATCTGGCAATGCTGAACAATCTCAAGACCAATCTGGTAATGCTGAACAATCTCAGGACCAATCTAACAATGCTGAACCAAGTCAAGACCAAAACGCTGAACAATCCCAAGATCAATCTGGCAATGCTGAACAATCCCAAGATCAATCTGGCAACTCTGAACAATCCCAAAACCAGTCTGGCAACGCTGAACAAAGTCAGGATCAATCTGGTAATGCTGAAAAATCTGGCAATGCTGAACAATCCCAAGATCAATCTGGCAACTCTGAACAATCTCAAGACCAATCTAACAATGCTGAACCAAGTCAAGACCAAAACGCTGAACAATCCCAAGATCAATCTGGCAATGCTGAACAATCCCAAGATCAATCTGGCAACTCTGAACAATCTCAAGACCAATCTGGTAATGCTGAACAATCCCAAGACCAATCTGGAAATGCTGAACAATCCCAAGATCAATCTGGCAACGCTGAACAAAGTCAGGATCAATCTAGTAATGCTGAACAATCTCAAGACCAATCTAACAATGCTGAACCAAGTCAAGACCAAAACGCTGAACAATCCCAAGACCAATCTGGAAATGCTGAACAATCTCAGGACCAATCTAGCAATGCTGAACAAAGTCAAGATCAAACTGGCAACGCTGAACAATCTCAGGACCAATCTGGCAACGCTGAACAAACCCAAGATCAATCTGGCAATGCTGAACAATCCCAAGACCAATCTGGCAACGCTGAACAATCTCAGGACCAATCTGGCAACGCTGAACCAAGTcaagaccaatctggcaaaacCGATCAGTCTCAGGATCAATCCTCCAGCTCAGCAGATCAGTCCCAAAGCCAGAACCAATCTAGTGGCTCCCAAGAGGATAACTCACGTCAGTCTCAAGAGGAAAACTCACGTCAATCGCAAGAAGACAACTCACGCCAATCAGAGGAAGACAACAAGAATTCCGAAGAAAACAAAGAATCCAAAGAGTCCGAAACTCAGGAGGACAACAGTTCTGAGAACAATGACAGTAACCAGGCCTCTGAGGAGAAAGAGGACGACAGCCAAGAAAAACGTAACAGACGTAACAGGAACAGACACAACAACAGGAACAATAACAGGAACAAGGACAGAAGAAACAGGAACAGGAGCGAAGAGGACGACGATAGTAGTGACGACGATTCATCAAATGAAGATAAACAGATCTCTAAGGATGACTTAGAAC AATACATCCGGGATAAAATCAACCAGGTGTGCACGTGGCTGCAATGTAACGCGTCTTGCAGATCGGACGGCAAACACGGAGGGTACTGCAAATACGGTACCAAATGTACCTGCTATTAG
- the LOC126741007 gene encoding zinc finger protein OZF-like → MNEGNSPGPTKLLVQNTKNVSLKNWHVICRSCLCEIENDHFSMEETYLDRKLFDIYENVTSLKFEPLHPLPKKLCPTCYQEIIRFDRFKNNALESERLLLAVNSSINENLTGKLEIPIKAKVEGKDSEIEAPLLDNFGSNCEDDSDKDHKIPVKSETKFLVCDESANEVPKIRKKRRKIILKADEDEQVGRNEKEVCSECGKEVLAYRIQDHMRTHTKEKPFNCSICEAKFADRSNLRRHVKLHLNYRPFVCEICGKDFIRPSSKKIHMLTVHKQEKDVFCPVCKKAFKHKMFLKKHMASVHNKSEDPSEEIPSEYPCVHCDKIYKFKSSLYAHEKRHVDPRPFLCNTCGKSFTTKAIMQNHERIHTGEMIYDCSVCDRKFRTLSTLKTHELVHKGEKPLSCQFCDKQFRQHAHLKTHIRGQHNGERPYNCDYCGKSFKQSSNLRVHIRLHTGETPFHCGVCGKGFYDSSRLKRHNKRHDSVVIKFEEKNSSHDPKEEPYPTNNWLEL, encoded by the exons ATGAATGAGGGCAATAGTCCCGGTCCTACCAAGCTCCTTGTACAAAACACCAAAAACGTATCGCTGAAAAACTGGCACGTCATTTGCAGATCTTGCTTATGCGAAATAGAAAACGACCATTTTTCAATGGAAGAAACGTATTTGGACCGTAAGCTGTTTGATATTTACGAAAACGTTACTTCCCTGAAG TTTGAGCCTTTGCACCCTCTTCCGAAAAAACTATGCCCGACATGTTACCAAGAAATAATTAGGTTTGATAGGTTTAAAAATAACGCATTAGAGTCCGAAAGATTATTATTAGCTGTGAACAGttcaataaatgaaaatttaacagGAAAACTTGAAATACCAATAAAGGCAAAAGTTGAAGGAAAAGACTCGGAGATTGAAGCCCCTTTATTGGATAATTTTGGGAGTAACTGTGAGG ATGATTCCGATAAGGACCATAAAATCCCTGTGAAAAGTGAAACTAAGTTTCTTGTCTGTGATGAGTCGGCCAATGAAGTTCCTAAAATCCGGAAAAAGAGGCGGAAGATTATTTTGAAGGCAGATGAGGACGAGCAAGTGGGTCGAAATGAAAAAG AAGTGTGCTCGGAGTGCGGAAAAGAAGTCTTAGCCTACCGGATACAAGACCACATGAGAACCCACACCAaggaaaaaccttttaattGTAGCATTTGTGAGGCCAAATTTGCAGATAGAAGCAACCTAAGGAGACACGTGAAACTGCACTTAAACTATCGGCCATTTGTTTGTGAAATTTGTGGAAAAG ATTTTATAAGACCGTCAAGTAAAAAAATCCATATGCTAACAGTCCATAAGCAGGAAAAGGACGTTTTTTGCCCTGTATGTAAAAAGGCTTTTAAGCACAAGATGTTCCTTAAGAAGCACATGGCTTCTGTCCATAATAAATCCGAGGATCCCAGTGAg GAAATACCCTCGGAATACCCTTGTGTGCATTGCGATAAAATTTACAAGTTTAAATCCAGTTTGTATGCCCATGAGAAGCGGCATGTTG atccCAGGCCGTTTTTATGTAATACTTGCGGCAAAAGCTTTACAACCAAGGCAATAATGCAAAACCACGAGAGAATCCATACTGGGGAAATGATCTATGATTGTTCGGTGTGCGACAGGAAGTTCCGGACTTTGTCTACGTTAAAAACACACGAATTG GTTCACAAGGGCGAAAAGCCCTTAAGTTGTCAATTTTGCGATAAACAATTTAGACAACACGCCCATTTAAAAACGCATATCAGGGGACAACATAATGGGGAGCGACCGTATAATTGCGACTATTGCGGGAAAAGTTTTAAGCAGAG TTCGAATTTGAGGGTTCATATTCGACTGCATACCGGGGAAACTCCTTTTCATTGTGGCGTATGCGGCAAGGGGTTTTACGACTCTTCTAGGTTAAAAAGGCATAATAAGAGGCATGACAGTGTTGTGATCAAATTCGAGGAGAAAAA ctCTTCACATGACCCAAAAGAAGAACCTTACCCAACCAATAATTGGCTAGAGTTGTGA